The following coding sequences lie in one Pan paniscus chromosome X, NHGRI_mPanPan1-v2.0_pri, whole genome shotgun sequence genomic window:
- the LOC129395442 gene encoding syncytin-1-like, whose product MPRNCYNSATLCMHANTHYWTGKMINPSCPGGLGATVCWTYFTHTSMSDGGGIQGQAREKQVKEAISQLTRGHSTPSPYKGLVLSKLHETLRTHTRLVSLFNTTLTRLHEVSAQNPTNCWMCLPLHFRPYISIPVPEQWNNFSTEINTTSVLVGPLVSNLEITHTSNLTCVKFSNTIDTTSSQCIRWVTPPTRIVCLPSGIFFVCGTSAYHCLNGFSESMCFLSFLVPPMTIYTEQDLYNHVVPKPHNKRVPILPFVIRAGVLGRLGTGIGGITTSTQFYYKLSQEINGDMEQVTDSLVTLQDQLNSLAAVVLQNRRALDLLTAKRGGTCLFLGEECCYYVNQSRIVTEKVKEIRDRIQCRAEELQNTEHWGLLSQWMPWVLPFLGPLAALILLLLFGPCIFNLLVKFVSSRIEAVKLQMVLQMEPQMQSMTKIYHGPLDQPASPCSDVNDIKAPLLRKSQLHNPYHAPFQQEAGRAVVSQPPQQHLGFPVERGY is encoded by the coding sequence ATGCCCCGCAACTGCTATAACTCTGCCACTCTTTGCATGCATGCAAATACTCATTATTGGACAGGGAAAATGATTAATCCTAGTTGTCCTGGAGGACTTGGAGCCACTGTCTGTTGGACTTACTTCACCCATACCAGTATGTCTGATGGGGGTGGAATTCAaggtcaggcaagagaaaaacaagtaaaGGAAGCAATCTCCCAACTGACTCGGGGACATAGCACCCCTAGCCCCTACAAAGGACTAGTTCTCTCAAAACTACATGAAACCCTCCGTACCCATACTCGCCTGGTGAGCCTATTTAATACCACCCTCACTCGGCTCCATgaggtctcagcccaaaaccctACTAACTGTTGGATGTGCCTCCCCCTGCACTTcaggccatacatttcaatccctgtTCCTGAACAATGGAACAACTtcagcacagaaataaacacCACTTCCGTTTTAGTAGGACCTCTTGTTTCCAATCTGGAAATAACCCATACCTCAAACCTCACCTGTGTAAAATTTAGCAATACTATAGACACAACCAGCTCCCAATGCATCAGGTGGGTAACGCCTCCCACACGAATAGTCTGCCTACCCTCAGGAATATTTTTTGTCTGTGGTACCTCAGCCTATCATTGTTTGAATGGCTTTTCAGAATCTATGTGCTTCCTCTCATTCTTAGTGCCCCCTATGACCATCTACACTGAACAAGatttatacaatcatgtcgtACCTAAGCCCCACAACAAAAGAGTACCCATTCTTCCTTTTGTTATCAGAGCAGGAGTGCTAGGCAGACTAGGTACTGGCATTGGCGGTATCACAACCTCTACTCAGTTCTACTACAAACTATCTCAAGAAATAAATGGTGACATGGAACAGGTCACTGACTCCCTGGTCACCTTGCAAGATCAACTTAACTCCCTAGCAGCAGTAGTCCTTCAAAATCGAAGAGCTTTAGACTTGCTAACCGCCAAAAGAGGGGGAACCTGTTTATTTTTAGGAGAAGAATGCTGTTATTATGTTAATCAATCCAGAATTGTCACTGAGAAAGTTAAAGAAATTCGAGATCGAATACAATGTAGAGCAGAGGAGCTTCAAAACACCGAACACTGGGGCCTCCTCAGCCAATGGATGCCCTGGGTTCTCCCCTTCCTAGGACCTCTAGCAGCTCTAATACTGTTACTCCTCTTTGgaccctgtatctttaacctccttgttaagtttgtctcttccagaattgaAGCTGTAAAGCTACAAATggttcttcaaatggagccccagatgcagtccatgactaaaATCTACCATGGACCCCTGGACCAGCCTGCTAGCCCTTGCTCCGATGTTAATGACATCAAGGCACCCCTCctgaggaaatctcaactgcacaaccccTACCATGCCCCATTTCAGCAGGAAGCAGGTAGAGCGGTCGTCAGTCAACCTCCCCAgcagcacttgggttttcctgttgagagggggtactga